Genomic segment of Candidatus Stygibacter australis:
ATAGATAAGGAGAATAGATGAAGAAGTTAATTTTAATAATCATCTTGATAGGAGCATTTTCATTATATGCTGTGGAAAGAATCGATGTTTTGGAAAACGATCCATTTCCATTAACGCATTGGCTTTCGGCAGCAGAAGCTGCTCGCTGGGATGAGATAGGCAGAGATTTTTATGAGACAGATCCCCCAGTGGGACCAGTGCATAATGTGGCAGAATTTGAAAAGATGGAAGGTGTTTTGATCTGCTATCCATTTGGAATCCCCATGAGTTTGATAGTAGCGATGAGTGAACAAACTAAGGTAGTTACAATTGTAAGCAGTACATCTCAGCAGGATACTGTATTAAGTCAGTATAATTCTCAAGGGGTCAATACTGCGAATTGCGAATTCCTGATAGCTCCCACAGATACTTACTGGACCAGAGATTATGGACCCTGGTATGTAATAGATGGCGAAGGTGAATTTGGCATAACTAATTTCCCATTTAATCGCCCCCGACCTAACGATAATGATATTCCCATTGAACTTGCTGATTATCAGGATATCAATT
This window contains:
- a CDS encoding agmatine deiminase family protein encodes the protein MKKLILIIILIGAFSLYAVERIDVLENDPFPLTHWLSAAEAARWDEIGRDFYETDPPVGPVHNVAEFEKMEGVLICYPFGIPMSLIVAMSEQTKVVTIVSSTSQQDTVLSQYNSQGVNTANCEFLIAPTDTYWTRDYGPWYVIDGEGEFGITNFPFNRPRPNDNDIPIELADYQDINLFGMDVIHTGGNYMTDGLGISASTNLVYDENSIPNTEIDQSMLDYLGIQTYYVVDDPNNTYIDHINCWGKFLDVDKVLIREVPPTHAQYDEIEAVA